The Streptomyces sp. NBC_00691 genome has a segment encoding these proteins:
- a CDS encoding phosphoribosyltransferase — translation MVWTGTWVAERLGVELIGDEALPALLGLALRRNPKRAHLLVSSVLGKHVPQRPSVVYGSGLDLGRRVRALLGDEEAARSVVLGYAETATALGHAVADGLGLAPYLHSTRRPVAGVARAGGFEESHSHATSHLLLPEDPKLLAGDGPLVLVDDEFSTGNTVLNTVRALHERYPRDRYVVVALVDMRSAADLGRLDAFAAEIGARVDLISGAAGTVRLPEGVLQKGQALVAEHERAYERTGAGASAPTADAAAGPAADSVAPRTHGRVALDWPEGLPDGGRHGFTPDHRERLEAALPAMAARITEALRVPATDGRPLTGNSTVTGTGTAPATSTVAGTGTAPATSTSAVTATSAVTATSTPSPPPAGPRVLVLGFEELMYAPLRLGTALEETGHDVRYSTTTRSPVLAVDDPGYAIRTRLVFPAHDDPADGPGERYAYNVAGAGFDAVVLVVDSTADTPALHAPDGLLAQLAAHIPRVVLAVVPSYTPTASPYVPYDATTEATEATEAPERSSMLPEPLRGPAFSSYAPEEVGWLLQDLSDVELEAPTEEREEAIQSGGAHYAESLPVEYQPSDRYQELFHAALETSAARIARAVGTVTETVLAERERPGHRPVLVSLARAGTPVGVLMRRWAQARHGLDLPHYAVSIVRGRGIDANALRWLAAHHDPADVVFVDGWTGKGAITRELADAIVEFERAEGVTGFDPEIAVLADPGSCVRTYGTREDFLIPSACLNSTVSGLISRTVLRADLVGPNDFHGGKFYRELAGVDVSNAFLDAVAARFDEVGASVDADVKELLAADRTPTWEGWAAVERISEEYGIHDVNLVKPGVGETTRVLLRRVPWKILAKRGADADLAHVRLLAEQRGVPVEEVDDLPYSCVGLIHPQYTRGATGADGKAVVSQ, via the coding sequence GTGGTGTGGACCGGAACGTGGGTCGCGGAGCGACTGGGCGTCGAACTGATCGGCGACGAGGCGCTGCCGGCCCTGTTGGGCCTCGCACTGCGTCGCAACCCCAAGCGCGCGCATCTGCTGGTCTCCAGCGTGCTCGGCAAGCACGTGCCGCAGCGGCCGTCCGTGGTCTACGGCTCCGGCCTCGACCTCGGCCGCCGCGTCCGGGCGCTCCTCGGTGACGAGGAGGCCGCGCGCTCGGTCGTCCTCGGGTACGCCGAGACGGCCACCGCCCTGGGCCACGCCGTCGCCGACGGCCTCGGCCTCGCCCCGTACCTCCACTCCACCCGGCGGCCGGTGGCCGGCGTCGCCCGCGCGGGCGGCTTCGAGGAGTCCCACTCGCACGCGACCTCGCACCTCCTCCTCCCCGAGGACCCGAAACTGCTGGCGGGCGACGGCCCGCTGGTCCTCGTCGACGACGAGTTCTCCACCGGCAACACCGTCCTCAACACCGTGCGCGCCCTGCACGAGCGCTACCCGCGCGACCGGTACGTGGTGGTCGCCCTGGTCGACATGCGCTCGGCCGCCGACCTCGGCCGTCTGGACGCCTTCGCGGCGGAGATAGGCGCCCGCGTCGACCTGATATCCGGCGCCGCGGGCACCGTACGCCTCCCGGAGGGGGTCCTGCAGAAGGGCCAGGCGCTGGTGGCGGAACACGAGAGGGCCTACGAGCGGACGGGGGCGGGGGCCTCCGCCCCGACCGCCGACGCCGCGGCCGGCCCCGCGGCCGACTCGGTGGCCCCTCGCACGCACGGGCGCGTGGCGCTGGACTGGCCGGAGGGGCTGCCCGACGGCGGACGGCACGGCTTCACGCCCGACCACCGGGAGCGCCTGGAGGCGGCGCTGCCCGCGATGGCGGCCCGGATCACGGAGGCACTGCGGGTCCCGGCGACCGACGGACGACCGCTCACCGGCAATTCCACGGTCACCGGCACCGGCACTGCCCCCGCCACCTCGACGGTCGCCGGCACAGGCACTGCCCCCGCCACCTCCACGTCCGCCGTCACGGCCACCTCCGCCGTCACGGCCACCTCCACCCCGAGCCCGCCGCCCGCCGGGCCCCGCGTCCTCGTCCTCGGATTCGAGGAGCTGATGTACGCGCCCCTGCGCCTCGGCACCGCCCTGGAGGAGACCGGCCACGACGTCCGGTACTCCACCACCACCCGCTCGCCCGTCCTCGCCGTCGACGACCCCGGCTACGCGATACGCACGCGACTCGTCTTCCCCGCCCACGACGACCCCGCAGACGGCCCCGGCGAGCGCTACGCCTACAACGTGGCCGGCGCGGGCTTCGACGCCGTCGTCCTCGTCGTCGACTCCACCGCCGACACCCCGGCCCTGCACGCCCCGGACGGCCTGCTCGCCCAGCTCGCCGCGCACATCCCGCGCGTCGTGCTCGCCGTCGTCCCCTCGTACACGCCCACGGCCTCGCCGTACGTTCCGTACGACGCCACGACCGAGGCCACCGAAGCCACCGAAGCTCCCGAAAGGAGCTCCATGCTGCCCGAGCCCCTCCGCGGCCCCGCCTTCTCCTCGTACGCACCCGAGGAGGTCGGCTGGCTGCTCCAGGACCTCTCGGACGTCGAGCTCGAGGCGCCCACCGAGGAACGCGAGGAGGCCATCCAGAGCGGCGGCGCGCACTACGCGGAGTCGCTCCCCGTCGAGTACCAGCCGAGCGACCGCTACCAGGAGCTGTTCCACGCCGCGCTGGAGACCTCGGCCGCCCGCATCGCCCGCGCCGTCGGCACCGTCACCGAGACCGTCCTCGCCGAGCGCGAACGGCCCGGCCACCGCCCCGTCCTCGTCTCGCTCGCCCGCGCCGGCACCCCCGTGGGCGTCCTCATGCGCCGCTGGGCTCAGGCCCGTCACGGCCTGGACCTGCCCCACTATGCCGTCTCCATCGTGCGCGGCCGCGGCATCGACGCCAACGCGCTGCGCTGGCTCGCCGCCCATCACGACCCGGCCGACGTCGTGTTCGTCGACGGCTGGACCGGCAAGGGCGCCATCACCCGCGAACTCGCGGACGCGATCGTGGAGTTCGAGAGGGCCGAAGGTGTCACCGGCTTCGACCCGGAGATCGCGGTCCTCGCCGACCCCGGCTCCTGCGTCCGTACGTACGGCACCCGCGAGGACTTCCTGATCCCCTCGGCCTGCCTCAACTCCACGGTCTCCGGCCTGATCTCCCGTACGGTGCTCCGCGCCGACCTGGTCGGACCGAACGACTTCCACGGCGGAAAGTTCTACCGCGAGCTGGCCGGTGTGGACGTGTCCAACGCCTTCCTCGACGCCGTCGCCGCCCGCTTCGACGAGGTCGGCGCGTCCGTCGACGCCGACGTCAAGGAACTCCTGGCCGCCGACCGCACTCCGACCTGGGAGGGCTGGGCCGCCGTGGAGCGGATCAGCGAGGAGTACGGGATCCACGACGTCAACCTGGTCAAGCCGGGCGTCGGCGAGACCACCCGCGTCCTGCTCCGCCGCGTCCCCTGGAAGATCCTCGCCAAGCGGGGCGCCGACGCCGACCTCGCGCACGTCCGGCTCCTCGCCGAGCAGCGCGGCGTACCGGTCGAGGAGGTCGACGACCTCCCGTACAGCTGCGTGGGCCTGATACACCCTCAGTACACGAGGGGCGCGACAGGCGCCGACGGCAAGGCGGTGGTGTCCCAGTGA
- a CDS encoding HpcH/HpaI aldolase/citrate lyase family protein, producing the protein MRHFGHIPSAARAGLFHREPAAFTADSPARSLAVALGATLYSPATRPRLADDVRKQAARGVVSMVLCLEDSISDADVEAGEDNLVRQFADLAAGSVTDADTATGTSADLPLLFIRVRDPHQITELVDRLGETVRLLSGFVLPKFTEARGRAFLEALTQAERTSGRRLFAMPVLESPELLHLETRAETLAGIASITEKYRDRVLALRLGVTDFCSAYGLRRSPDMTAYDVKIVANVIADVVNVLGRSDGTGFTVTGPVWEYFRPGERMFKPQLRRSPFLEGSAEDLRTALIEHDLDGLLREIELDRANGLLGKTCIHPTHVVPVHALSVVSHEEWSDAQDILRPDQGGGGVLRSAYTNKMNEVKPHRAWAERTLLRAELFGVAKEDVGFVDLLTAGLAG; encoded by the coding sequence ATGCGTCATTTCGGGCACATCCCGTCCGCGGCGCGGGCTGGTCTCTTCCATCGGGAACCGGCCGCGTTCACGGCAGATTCGCCCGCGCGCTCGCTCGCCGTGGCCTTGGGGGCCACGCTCTACAGCCCGGCCACCCGGCCCCGGCTCGCCGACGACGTGCGCAAGCAGGCGGCCCGTGGAGTGGTCTCCATGGTGCTCTGCCTGGAGGACTCCATCAGCGACGCCGATGTCGAGGCGGGCGAGGACAACCTCGTACGCCAGTTCGCCGACCTCGCCGCCGGTTCCGTGACGGACGCCGACACCGCCACGGGCACCTCCGCGGATCTGCCGCTGCTCTTCATCCGGGTCCGCGATCCGCACCAGATCACCGAGCTCGTCGACCGCCTTGGAGAAACGGTCCGCCTGCTGTCCGGATTCGTACTGCCCAAATTCACCGAGGCACGCGGCCGCGCCTTCCTCGAAGCGCTCACCCAGGCCGAGCGGACGAGCGGACGACGTCTTTTCGCCATGCCCGTCCTGGAGTCCCCCGAGCTCCTCCACCTGGAGACCCGGGCCGAGACCCTCGCCGGCATCGCCTCGATCACCGAGAAGTACCGCGACCGGGTCCTCGCCCTGCGCCTCGGCGTCACCGACTTCTGCTCCGCCTACGGGCTGCGCCGCTCGCCCGACATGACCGCCTACGACGTCAAGATCGTCGCGAACGTCATCGCCGACGTCGTCAACGTCCTCGGCCGCTCCGACGGCACCGGCTTCACCGTCACCGGACCCGTCTGGGAGTACTTCCGGCCCGGCGAGCGCATGTTCAAGCCCCAGTTGCGCCGCAGCCCCTTCCTCGAAGGCAGCGCCGAGGACCTGCGCACGGCCCTCATCGAGCACGACCTCGACGGCCTGCTGCGCGAGATCGAACTCGACCGCGCCAACGGCCTGCTCGGCAAGACCTGCATCCACCCCACCCATGTGGTGCCGGTGCACGCGCTCTCCGTGGTCAGCCACGAGGAGTGGAGCGACGCCCAGGACATCCTGCGGCCCGACCAGGGCGGCGGCGGAGTCCTCCGTTCCGCCTACACGAACAAGATGAACGAAGTGAAGCCGCATCGCGCGTGGGCCGAACGCACACTCCTGCGCGCCGAGCTCTTCGGCGTCGCCAAGGAGGACGTCGGCTTCGTGGATCTGCTCACCGCCGGACTGGCCGGCTGA
- a CDS encoding TerD family protein — MTVMTHAMLKGSNVPLDTAAVRAVLRWTPGSGVPDVDASALLLGPSGRVRSDEDFVFYNQPRHPSGLVRRLPKKRDSKGLTDTVEADLGSLDPSVDRVVIAASSDGGTFRSVSDLRILLYDATAGPDAEALALFSVTAETGEETAVICGELYRRGDGWKFRAVGQGYPTGLIGLATDFGISVDEDAQDAAAEAAQSAQDGPQEAQGGFREVPGGPGSPGGAQEATAATVASAGDPDLDLTVAHTPVPVPPQPTMPPPMPDRAPAYGYPQQPANPAPAPAYGYPQPVTAPEQNPAPEFRMPPMGPQFVRP, encoded by the coding sequence ATGACGGTCATGACGCACGCGATGCTGAAGGGCTCCAACGTCCCTCTCGACACCGCGGCCGTACGGGCCGTGCTCCGCTGGACCCCGGGCTCCGGGGTCCCCGACGTGGATGCCTCGGCCCTGCTCCTGGGGCCCTCCGGCCGGGTGCGGTCCGACGAGGACTTCGTCTTCTACAACCAGCCGCGCCACCCTTCGGGCCTGGTGCGACGGCTGCCGAAGAAGCGTGACTCCAAGGGTCTCACGGACACCGTGGAAGCCGACCTCGGAAGCCTCGACCCCTCCGTCGACCGGGTGGTGATCGCGGCCTCCTCCGACGGCGGCACCTTCCGCTCCGTCTCCGACCTGCGGATCCTGCTGTACGACGCGACGGCGGGGCCCGATGCCGAGGCGCTGGCCCTGTTCTCCGTGACGGCGGAGACGGGCGAGGAGACGGCCGTCATCTGCGGCGAGCTGTACCGCCGCGGGGACGGCTGGAAGTTCCGTGCCGTGGGTCAGGGCTATCCGACGGGCCTGATCGGCCTCGCCACCGACTTCGGCATCTCGGTCGACGAGGACGCGCAGGACGCGGCGGCGGAGGCGGCCCAGAGCGCCCAGGACGGCCCTCAGGAGGCCCAGGGCGGCTTCCGCGAGGTCCCGGGCGGTCCGGGCTCCCCCGGCGGCGCCCAGGAGGCCACGGCGGCCACCGTCGCCTCCGCCGGCGACCCTGATCTCGACCTGACCGTCGCCCACACCCCCGTACCCGTGCCTCCGCAGCCGACCATGCCGCCGCCCATGCCCGACCGGGCGCCCGCCTACGGCTACCCCCAGCAGCCCGCGAACCCGGCCCCGGCACCCGCGTACGGCTATCCGCAGCCGGTCACCGCCCCCGAGCAGAACCCGGCGCCCGAGTTCCGGATGCCGCCGATGGGTCCCCAGTTCGTCCGGCCCTGA
- a CDS encoding TerD family protein, with protein sequence MAFWDNLFPGRTATQFDSGSAASNTIDLTKRRPSVSLTKQGAATGNLRVNLSWRMRTSDLEGRSRQSGRLLRNPAQLFKPEVVQAHTQGMVNVDLDLGCLYELADGSKGVVQPLGGFFGDLNGAPYVKLSGDDRFGGSSGETIFVNLDHKDEIKRLLFFVYIYDQTPAFDRTHAKITLYPSNGPRIEIELDERAPQARSCAVFSVENAKGELTVRREVRFVYGFQAELDRLYGWGLQWGRGYKTKA encoded by the coding sequence ATGGCCTTCTGGGACAACCTTTTTCCGGGGAGGACGGCGACGCAGTTCGACTCGGGCAGCGCCGCGTCGAACACGATCGATCTGACGAAACGGCGCCCGTCCGTCTCGCTCACGAAACAGGGCGCCGCCACCGGCAACCTCCGGGTGAACCTCTCCTGGCGGATGCGGACCTCCGACCTCGAAGGACGTTCCCGGCAGAGCGGCCGGCTGCTCCGCAACCCGGCGCAGCTCTTCAAGCCCGAGGTCGTCCAGGCGCACACCCAGGGCATGGTCAACGTCGACCTGGACCTGGGCTGCCTCTACGAGCTGGCCGACGGCAGCAAGGGCGTGGTGCAGCCGCTCGGCGGCTTCTTCGGGGACCTGAACGGCGCGCCGTACGTGAAGCTCAGCGGTGACGACCGCTTCGGCGGCTCCTCCGGGGAGACGATCTTCGTCAATCTGGACCACAAGGACGAGATCAAGCGTCTGCTCTTCTTCGTGTACATCTACGACCAGACGCCGGCCTTCGACCGCACGCACGCCAAGATCACGCTCTATCCGAGCAACGGCCCCCGCATCGAGATCGAGCTCGACGAGCGCGCCCCGCAGGCCCGCTCCTGCGCGGTCTTCTCCGTGGAGAACGCCAAGGGCGAGCTGACGGTCCGCCGGGAGGTGCGCTTCGTGTACGGCTTCCAGGCCGAACTGGACCGGCTGTACGGCTGGGGTCTCCAGTGGGGGCGCGGCTACAAGACCAAGGCGTAG
- a CDS encoding DUF475 domain-containing protein: MVLKTFGWSFAITALGLVAAVLYGGWEAFGIVAILCVLEISLSFDNAVVNAGILKKMNAFWQKIFLTVGVLIAVFGMRLVFPVVIVAISAKIGPIEAVDLALNDAERYEQLVTDAHPSIAAFGGMFLLMIFLDFIFEDRDIKWLGWLERPLAKLGKVDMLSVCIALVVLAVSAMTFAAQAHQHGGAHVDKTSTVLLSGVFGLITYLVVGGLSGYFENKLEEEEEREHEAEEEAKRSGKKVGVVQLAGKAAFFMFLYLEVLDASFSFDGVIGAFAITNDIVLMALGLGVGAMYVRSLTVYLVRQGTLDDYVYLEHGAHYAIGALAMILMVSIRYQIPEVVTGLIGVALIAWSFWSSVRRNKALAAAEGGSGPAGDKTEVSTGV, translated from the coding sequence GTGGTTCTGAAAACCTTCGGCTGGTCGTTCGCCATCACGGCGCTCGGCCTGGTCGCGGCGGTGCTCTACGGGGGGTGGGAGGCGTTCGGGATCGTCGCGATCCTGTGTGTCCTCGAGATCTCGCTGTCCTTCGACAATGCAGTGGTCAACGCCGGAATCCTGAAGAAGATGAATGCCTTCTGGCAGAAGATCTTCCTCACCGTCGGTGTGCTCATCGCCGTCTTCGGCATGCGGCTGGTCTTCCCCGTCGTGATCGTGGCGATCAGTGCCAAGATCGGCCCCATCGAGGCCGTCGATCTCGCACTCAACGACGCCGAGCGCTACGAGCAGCTCGTCACCGACGCCCACCCGTCCATCGCCGCCTTCGGCGGGATGTTCCTGCTGATGATCTTCCTCGACTTCATCTTCGAGGACCGCGACATCAAGTGGCTCGGCTGGCTGGAGCGCCCGCTGGCCAAGCTCGGCAAGGTCGACATGCTGTCGGTCTGCATCGCCCTGGTCGTCCTGGCCGTCAGCGCCATGACCTTCGCGGCCCAGGCCCACCAGCACGGCGGCGCGCACGTCGACAAGACCTCGACCGTCCTGCTCTCCGGCGTCTTCGGCCTCATCACGTACCTCGTCGTCGGCGGTCTCTCCGGGTACTTCGAGAACAAGCTGGAGGAAGAGGAGGAGCGCGAGCACGAGGCCGAGGAGGAGGCCAAGCGCAGCGGCAAGAAGGTCGGCGTCGTCCAGCTGGCCGGCAAGGCCGCCTTCTTCATGTTCCTCTACCTGGAGGTCCTGGACGCCTCCTTCTCGTTCGACGGTGTCATCGGCGCCTTCGCCATCACCAACGACATCGTCCTGATGGCGCTCGGCCTCGGCGTCGGCGCCATGTACGTCCGTTCGCTGACGGTCTACCTGGTCCGCCAGGGCACCCTCGACGACTACGTCTACCTGGAGCACGGCGCGCACTACGCGATCGGCGCGCTGGCCATGATCCTCATGGTCTCCATCCGCTACCAGATCCCCGAGGTCGTCACCGGACTGATCGGTGTCGCCCTGATCGCCTGGTCCTTCTGGTCCTCCGTACGGCGCAACAAGGCGCTCGCGGCGGCCGAGGGCGGGTCGGGTCCCGCCGGGGACAAGACAGAGGTGTCCACCGGGGTGTGA
- a CDS encoding TerD family protein, whose amino-acid sequence MGVTLAKGGNVSLSKAAPNLTQVLVGLGWDARSTTGAPFDLDASALLCQAGRVLGDEYFVFYNQLRSPEGSVEHTGDNLTGEGDGDDESLIVDLSKVPAHCDKIVFPVSIHDADNRSQSFGQVSNAFIRVVNQMDGQELARYDLSEDASTETAMIFGELYRYNGEWKFRAVGQGYASGLRGIALDFGVNVS is encoded by the coding sequence ATGGGCGTCACGCTCGCCAAGGGAGGCAATGTCTCCCTCTCCAAGGCCGCACCCAACCTCACCCAGGTCCTCGTAGGGCTCGGCTGGGACGCGCGCTCCACCACCGGAGCCCCCTTCGACCTCGATGCCAGCGCGCTGCTGTGCCAGGCCGGACGGGTGCTCGGGGACGAGTACTTCGTGTTCTACAACCAGCTGCGCAGCCCCGAGGGCTCGGTCGAGCACACCGGCGACAACCTGACCGGAGAGGGCGACGGGGACGACGAGTCCCTGATCGTGGACCTCTCCAAGGTGCCGGCCCACTGCGACAAGATCGTCTTCCCGGTGTCGATCCATGACGCCGACAACCGCAGCCAGAGCTTCGGCCAGGTCAGCAACGCGTTCATCCGCGTCGTGAACCAGATGGACGGCCAGGAACTCGCGCGGTACGACCTCTCCGAGGACGCCTCCACCGAGACCGCGATGATCTTCGGCGAGCTCTACCGGTACAACGGCGAATGGAAGTTCCGCGCGGTCGGTCAGGGGTACGCGTCGGGGCTGAGGGGCATCGCTCTAGACTTCGGGGTCAACGTTTCGTAA
- a CDS encoding TerD family protein, with protein sequence MGVSLSKGGNVSLTKEAPGLTAVTVGLGWDVRTTTGTDFDLDASAILVSAEGKVRNDQDFVFFNNLKSADGSVEHTGDNLTGEGEGDDEQVKVSLATVPADVAKIVFPVSIYDAENRQQSFGQVRNAFIRVVNQAGGAEIARYDLSEDASTETAMVFGELYRNGDEWKFRAVGQGYASGLRGIAQDFGVNV encoded by the coding sequence GTGGGAGTCAGCCTCAGCAAGGGCGGCAACGTCTCGCTGACCAAGGAGGCCCCTGGCCTCACCGCCGTGACCGTCGGTCTGGGCTGGGACGTCCGCACCACCACCGGTACGGACTTCGACCTCGACGCCAGCGCCATCCTGGTGAGCGCGGAGGGCAAGGTCCGCAACGACCAGGACTTCGTGTTCTTCAACAACCTGAAGAGCGCCGACGGCTCCGTCGAGCACACCGGTGACAACCTCACCGGTGAGGGCGAGGGCGACGACGAGCAGGTCAAGGTCAGCCTGGCCACCGTGCCGGCCGATGTCGCCAAGATCGTCTTCCCGGTGTCGATCTACGACGCCGAGAACCGCCAGCAGTCCTTCGGCCAGGTGCGCAACGCGTTCATCCGCGTCGTGAACCAGGCCGGCGGTGCCGAGATCGCCCGGTACGACCTCTCCGAGGACGCCTCGACCGAGACCGCCATGGTCTTCGGCGAGCTGTACCGCAACGGCGACGAGTGGAAGTTCCGCGCCGTCGGCCAGGGCTACGCCTCGGGCCTGCGCGGTATCGCGCAGGACTTCGGCGTCAACGTCTGA
- a CDS encoding peroxiredoxin: MAIEVGTEAPDFALKDNHGRTVRLSDFRGEKNVVLLFYPFAFTGVCAGELGELRDHLATFVNDDTQLLAVSNDSIHTLRVFAEQESLEYPLLSDFWKHGEASRAYGVFDEEKGCAVRGTFIIDKEGVVRWTVVNALPDARDLGEYVKALDAI; this comes from the coding sequence ATGGCGATCGAGGTCGGCACCGAGGCCCCGGATTTCGCGCTCAAGGACAACCACGGGCGCACCGTCCGGCTCTCCGACTTCCGCGGCGAGAAGAACGTGGTGCTGCTCTTCTACCCCTTCGCCTTCACCGGCGTCTGCGCGGGTGAGCTCGGCGAGCTCCGCGACCACCTGGCGACGTTCGTCAACGACGACACCCAGCTCCTCGCCGTCTCCAACGACTCCATCCACACCCTGCGCGTCTTCGCCGAGCAGGAATCCCTGGAGTACCCGCTGCTCTCCGACTTCTGGAAGCACGGCGAGGCCTCCCGTGCCTACGGTGTGTTCGACGAGGAGAAGGGCTGCGCGGTGCGCGGCACCTTCATCATCGACAAGGAGGGCGTCGTCCGCTGGACCGTGGTGAACGCCCTGCCGGACGCGCGCGACCTCGGGGAGTACGTCAAGGCCCTCGACGCGATCTGA
- a CDS encoding DUF3052 domain-containing protein, producing the protein MSATADHAEERTNPAGRLGFEPGQVVQEIGYDDDVDQDLREGIESIIGAELVDEEYDDVADAVVLWFRDDDGDLTDALVDAIGLLEDGGTIWLLTPKTGRDGYIEPSDINDAAQTAGLSQTKSISIAKDWTGTRLTAPKR; encoded by the coding sequence GTGAGCGCGACCGCGGACCACGCGGAGGAGCGGACCAACCCGGCCGGCAGGCTGGGGTTCGAGCCCGGACAGGTGGTCCAGGAGATCGGCTACGACGACGACGTCGACCAGGATCTCCGTGAAGGCATCGAGTCCATCATCGGGGCAGAGCTCGTGGACGAGGAGTACGACGACGTCGCTGACGCCGTGGTGCTCTGGTTCCGCGACGACGACGGCGATCTCACCGACGCCCTGGTGGACGCCATCGGTCTTCTGGAGGACGGCGGCACCATCTGGCTGCTGACGCCGAAGACCGGCCGCGACGGCTACATCGAGCCGAGCGACATCAACGATGCCGCGCAGACAGCTGGTCTCTCCCAGACCAAGAGCATCAGCATCGCCAAGGACTGGACGGGCACCCGCCTGACCGCCCCCAAGCGCTGA